A genomic region of Alphaproteobacteria bacterium contains the following coding sequences:
- a CDS encoding glycosyltransferase family 2 protein, whose translation MSPINVSVFILTKNEEVNITHCLDSLQEYKEVFVIDSNSSDNTVELAKSYGNVNVINFNWNGQYPKKKQWAIDNIDINTKWILFVDADEELSQKLNSEIKTAINKDYNAFYATADVWFMNKKMRFGRKHKKIILLRKGFVNFPIIDDLNVAEMWEVEGHYQPIVIGKIASLKNKYNHNDKKPLYAMIDRHNRYSSWQAEVQNQIYGSGLRGFIKKLYHNLPFMPLITFLDSYIFKFGFLDGKTGYNYAIFRAYYYWQTKLKKTS comes from the coding sequence ATGAGCCCAATAAATGTTTCTGTATTCATATTAACAAAAAATGAAGAGGTAAATATTACTCATTGTTTAGATTCTTTACAAGAGTATAAAGAAGTTTTTGTTATAGATTCTAACAGTAGCGATAATACAGTTGAGTTAGCAAAGTCTTATGGCAACGTTAATGTAATTAACTTTAACTGGAATGGACAATATCCTAAGAAGAAACAGTGGGCGATTGATAATATAGATATTAATACAAAGTGGATTTTATTCGTTGATGCTGATGAAGAGCTATCTCAAAAGCTAAATTCAGAAATAAAAACAGCTATAAATAAAGATTATAATGCTTTCTATGCTACTGCTGATGTTTGGTTCATGAACAAGAAAATGAGATTTGGTCGTAAGCATAAAAAAATAATTCTATTAAGAAAAGGCTTTGTGAATTTTCCTATAATAGATGATTTAAATGTAGCAGAAATGTGGGAAGTTGAAGGGCATTATCAACCAATTGTAATAGGCAAAATAGCTAGTTTAAAAAACAAATACAATCACAACGACAAAAAACCTTTATATGCAATGATAGATAGACACAATCGTTACTCTTCTTGGCAAGCAGAAGTGCAAAATCAAATTTATGGCTCTGGTTTAAGAGGGTTTATTAAAAAGCTTTATCACAATTTACCATTTATGCCTTTAATTACCTTTTTAGATAGTTATATTTTTAAATTTGGCTTTTTAGATGGGAAGACAGGTTACAACTATGCAATATTTAGAGCATATTACTACTGGCAAACAAAGTTAAAAAAGACGAGTTAA
- a CDS encoding helix-turn-helix transcriptional regulator gives MKNRRILEKKEKEIISILSTEMKKREISDYQLSKDTGLSRNTFSNSVKGLSHPTLLTIICVAEYLDISLEELLK, from the coding sequence ATGAAAAACAGAAGAATTTTAGAAAAAAAAGAAAAAGAGATTATTTCTATATTATCTACAGAGATGAAAAAGAGGGAAATCTCAGATTATCAATTATCAAAAGATACAGGTTTATCAAGAAATACTTTTTCAAATTCTGTAAAAGGATTATCTCACCCTACTCTATTAACAATTATTTGTGTTGCGGAGTATTTAGATATTAGCCTAGAAGAGTTACTAAAATGA